A stretch of DNA from Lotus japonicus ecotype B-129 chromosome 4, LjGifu_v1.2:
CCCTTTATTATATATACAGAAGTTCTTCACAAGTAGTTTGGTTGAGCCATATGTGCTCAAAAGTACATGGAAATTAACTTGAATGCCTAACTCACAATCATCAAGTTGTTCCCATTCAAGTCACGGTTAAGAATTGCTTGTGTGTGGTTTGAGGCAAGTCTAGGAGGTAGAGGCACATATGATACAACATTTCAAATGTACAAGGAGATGCCTAGTGGAACCAAACTTTCTATCTATAGGAATTTACATTGGTTAGTTTAATACAAAGTCTACTCTTCTATTCTGCTGATGCTGCTTCTTATTTTACACTTCTATTGTTTTTCTctgctattttaaatatctgaTTATTAGCTCTCAGTCACAATTCCATGCTCCTCTTCTTCCCTGGTTGATGATTGGTCCTTCATTGCTGATGAAAGTGAAGCTACAGCTTCTCCAACTGTCAAGAAAAGGTGATCTGGTTGAATGAAATCTTTAGTTGCATCCGCTCTTTTTAGCTTTTCAAAGACCGCAGCTAGAGGATTCACCATCACAAGCTGTGACAACTCATTCTAGTTAGTAACAATTGAGATATCAAGGTGTTTAAGAAAATCAAGTTTTTCAGAGCTCAGCAAGCTTGCCTCAATACCCTTCAATTTCAATGTTCCTTTCAACTCCTTGAAAAGTGTGACCCCGCTTGTGTCTATCGAACTCACAGCTGAAAATGTCAATAATGTTCGTATCAGTGATATGATTCACCAGAAATCAAGATAATGCACTTCCCAGATTCCAATTTTAAAGTTTCTAAACCTGCTGATGATCTTACCTGACATTTCCAGAACCACAAACCGAAGGTGTGAGTTTCCTGTCATGGTATCTTCTTCTTCGTCCATCCATCGCAATATCCTAATAACAAATGCAAACCATTGCTGAAGAGTAGGGAAAACAATAACCAATGCAGGTAGGGATGCTTTGCTATCTACATAAATTTGTAAAGATGAAACCAACCTGTCATGGAGATATGTGATGTTTGCAAAATTGATGGGAGCCTCTATACCTAAAATAAGAAAACCAGGAACTCTTGTAGCTTCCTCATAATGGTGAAGATCTCTATATATATTTGACTCTGGGATGTTCCCTAACAATACTGTTTTAGGCCTTGTAACTTGCATAAGCACCCTCAAAATTGATAAGCAGACCTGGTCAGCAAATAAAAAGAATTATGTTGGCCCCCTGATAAgcattactccctccgtcccttaTTATAAGACCATTTTATTGTCTCATTGAAGAACCAAGAACTTACTGCCATAGCAAGGCCAATCTGGACTGAGTAAAAAATAACACCAAAGAATGCAACCATCATCACAACGAAGTCGAATTTGTCTATCTTCCAAATGACACAAGCAGCAGGGATATCAATGAGGCCAATTACTGCTGTTATGATGATTGCACCCAATACAACATTAGGTGTGTAATGAAATAATGGCATGAGAAACAGGAGGGTCACCATAACAGCCATAGACATCACTACATTAGACATTATTGTTTTTCCACCTGCGTTATGATTGACAGCTGAACGAGAGAAAGCTCCTGAAATTCATTATTTAAATCGGTTAAAATGATCTGTTTTTGACCCCTTCTGTCATGATCAAGCTTTGTTAATTTAGAAGGTTTCCTGGCTAAGGACACAATCACACAAACCTGTTGTGACGTAGCAGGATGTGGTGGAGCCAACCATATTCATGCACCCAAGTGCAATCATTTCCTTATTTCCATCGAGTTTGTAGTTTTTCAGAGTTGCAAATGTCCTTCCCACTGCAATTGCTTCCTGTTTTAAAACCCCAAACATTCATAATTTATCcaagtttagtttttttttttgaacaaagctgcttaaagaaaaacaaacagaCTACTAGCGCCTCAAAAAGTGAGTGTCACGGTAGTCTTCCACTAACAAAGGGATGGAAGCAAAGTTTAGTAAACAAACAGAAAAATCCTAATTAATATTCACTTATGAATAAAAAATGAGCACATGTTACATTACGATGTAATTATTTGTCATGCCTGGTACCCAGTGACTCAGTGAGTATTGTACTATATTACTGACCCCTAGATATTTTCTATGTTATTCATCTTTTTCTAGTTATATGAAATTATGGACACATAAATTAGGAGTTCCATAAATTAGTTCTCTGCTCCATCTTctgttatttttttcttttatgtttgttATGAGGAGGGAGAGAAAGAACTTCCCTGAAAAGTACTTAACCAAAACTACTTTAATGTCATTTTGCTTCCAAACAAAGAAGCTTTGAACTTGTAATCATCCAGTACAAGTTAGATGATTGCACTCTGAAAATGGAAAACTTGCTAAAAAAACACCAACTATGCACCAGATTCTTTTTCTATACGACTACTTCATCTTACAAATATACCACAGGATGACAGGACAAATCAAACAAATCATGAAATAGAAGTGAGCAAAAATTGTACagaaaaaggaagaacaagagGTTAAGGATCAATGTTATTACAGTGAGGGATAAAATTCCAGTGATAATCCCGACTTTGATGGTTAGACCAAGATGACTTCCCTTAAAGACCAACATATCTGCTGAAACAGGATTTATTCCTTTTTCCAATTTTCCAATCTAGCAAGCACACACAAGCAAGAAGCATTGCATTGTTTTACACTTTTAAGAAATAATAAACTCATAGAAGCATTAGGGAGAAGAGACTCACTACACTGATGCCATGATTTTGACCCTTGATTCCAAAAACCAGGACGGTAGAGACAATGACAGACAAAAGTGGAGCTCCTGCTGATACCCAGAAAAGACGTGGCCTCCTCATGCTCTGCACACATTTATTTCTATACAAGTTAGTCAATACTAGTATCCTACCCTGCACTCATTCTAGtcatttcaaaataatatccaatttaattttaaataaataaataagaaaaaaaaagaacatacgATGTGTCTTGCTAGCAGTAGCAACACCAAGAAGCAAACCCCCATAACTATTGTTTGCCATGACCACtgcataaaaataaaacaaataacatATTTGTTAATGGAGTACATCATATTTAGAAGCGTGATCTTGACTCTCTCTATTtgttttgggttgaagtactCCTTGtaattcatttcaatatattttctatggtttattaaaaaaaaaatatagaagcGTGAGAAAGAGATTTAAGGAGCAAACCTCGTCTCTATTGTGAAAAATAGAGCGCAAAACAGGAACCAGAGCCGTCTGTTTAGTGAAATGTATGATTCCAAGTATGTTCTTTAGCTGTTGAAAAGACACAATTACACCAGTTCCAGCCATGAACCCAATAAGGGTCGCCTTAGAAAGAAAATCAATGATAAATCCTAGCCTGCAATCATTTGAAACTTCACACCAAATgagaattttctttctttctttagttttgtttagtttttcctttatgatttttatattaaagaaaaaaatggaaataaaagAGTGATAGTAATTACCTTAGAAATCCAAGAGCAGCTTGAAAAACACCCGCAAAGAACGTTGAAGTAAGCGCTAGCTGAAGAAACAAATGTGGCTCTGTTAAGGGAGACACTTCGTCTGAGAGCATGGATCCCAATACAAGAGAAGTAACAGAAACAGGTCCCAGTCCAATATCCCTTGAGCTTCCAAGAACAACATAAACAAGTGGCGGAACAAAACTAGAATCTGAAACATGCAAAAACAATTAACCTCTAATAAGAATTATGTATGAATTATCAttggttttgaatttttgaaCTAAAAATATACAACTCTGAAGATAGAACAAATAAACATAACTCACACAATCCCACAATTGGAGGAAGACTTGCAAGCTTTGCATAACTGATTCCCTGAATAAAAGACAACAAATATCATAATCAaagaagatatatatatatatatatatatatatatatatatatatatatatatatatatattattttggtTGGGGAGACGGGGAAGCTTAAAACACATCACATACTACCACGGATTTTGAACACTACATCATTACCCAAAACTTAAAgtattgaatttattggtgacATCTCTTACATTGTCTTTACATCACTTATTTTTAACTAATATAAGATTCCAATTCACACTTAAATTCTCAACAATTTTAATGACGAAAAAATTAACAAAGAGTATGATGAGTAATGACCTGAGGGATGGCCAAGCTAGCAAGGGTGAGACCAGCAATAAGGTCAGATTTGAAGAGTGAAAAGTTATAATTAGAAAGGCATGGAAGAATAGGGAAAATGTATTGAGCTCCAAGGATCAGTCTTCTGTTAAGTGGTTGACCCTTGAATTGGCGTAGAGGATCATCAGGGAAAAATGTTTCCTTGAGTTTGGTCATGAGCTTCTGTAAGGTGCTCATGTAGGGTGGTGAGACAACTTGGTGCACTTCCATGTTTACCTCAACGAAATCGGATTTCATGTTGCTACTACTAGGCTCCTCCATCATTGAAAAGAACAAATTAACACTATTGAAAATGATGGTGCACTATTCTAAATAGGTAGCTTTCTTCGGTTTGATCAATGCTGCCTCTTATATAAATTAATTCTAATTGGCATATCTCGTCATAAATAATCATCATCCCACTTTAAAAGTGCAAGAGGGTATTGCACACTTATATAATAGAGATCTTGTATTGCTTTTAATCATCTACAACCGCAATGGTCACCATCGACGGGCATGCACCATGAAGGAGAAGGGGAAAATATGAGGGCTAAGGTTGGTTGGAGAGTTACCAAGAAGGAAATTTTCCGTAAGAGTTTGTTCACGCATGAGACTAATGGCATGAATGGTGTACGTACATGTTTTCTGTCAATTTAGGTGCACCACACAATGTTTTTCTTTAACACTAAGTAATGGTGTTTGACTGGTATGAAAGTATTTCCTGAACAAGTGGTTTGAGAGGAGGAGATACGAGGTAGAATATGAGGGAGGGAGATTTTTGAGGGAGTAGTTCAAATTATTTTTGCCTTTGTTGGTTGTAAATTTaatatagttttttattttcattacgAAAGGTGGAGCTGAAATTTAGTTTAGCCTCCCAACCCCATATAGAGGTAAAGAAGTGAATGCATTTACTCTATTAGTGTATATATGTTTGGATATTTATTGGCGTACAGATAAATGATGAACAGTTAGCAGATATTTTAACATAATAAGTAATGAAGTTCTTCTTATGGATTGAAATTAAAGTTCATTCATGTTGCATTTTTCAAACACATAGTTACTTATTTTATTGAATACCAATGACAGATAACAAATTAGTTGAGATATAGGTTTAAATGGAGACGATAGAACAACAAATTCATCTATGACAAATCATCAAGAGCGTGAATATAAAGATTTATAAGATAGAGGAAACATATTCGAATTCATGAGATGAAGTTAAAATTTCATGATGAAATTGATGTGGAACTAAATCCCCGATAAACTTGATGCGAAattattgatgatgtgttgtgtttggtaacggTAAGTCATTAGAATAAGACCGCAATTTTAATTACAAAGATaaccctgcatgtttaatatttgattgagtaTAAGAAATTGAACTCAATTCAATATTATACATATAGTCGTTTGTTATTGCTTATGTTTTTTGTGtatgcttttgaaaaaaaagcAGAAATTTGATTATTTCGTTCGGTGCGTttgtttcaaataaaaattataatttttagagAGATTAATTTgtagagattttgagaaaagcacAACCTAATTTGTTAGTATTTGGGGTCTTTAATTTGCCGGATGTAGGGTTGTCCAGGGTGCTTTGCgtgttttgttttttgagtCTAGAGTTTTTGTATCATCTTTGGTGTTTTACTAGTTTGGCTGATGCTCTTAGCAGGTTGGATTGTTGCCGACtttgttagtttttttatcCCCTTTGAGGAATGATGTATATCATTGACATTTTCCTCAATTAATAGATAtttaatttcgaaaaataaaataaaaatcaaactcAACTTAAAAAACATGTAGTGGCGGTTCTTCAAGATAATGCGAAAGTATTTACGTTGTTGGAGAAATAGACTATTTTGCGTGTTAGGTGTTCTTATTCACTTGGGTCTGACATGCTTCAACAATTTACACTATCTCCTAAGAGATGAACAATGCTGCGGATTTCCTAATCCCTCAAGCGTCTAGGGAATACACTACTCGTTGAGTTTGAAGGCTTCCACAATCGTCTATTGTAGCGTTTTTATGCATGGACGGTGTAGTTGTCGTTCTTTGTCCTAGTTATCCTCTTGTTATAACTTAAAAaattatctttaaaaaaaattaaaaattaaacggAACTAAAATGGCATATTGATGTCATAAAAGTATCTTTCAAAAAACGACGTCGTCGCTTAGCAGGGGTCTATCTCCTCCTCGTCCACGCTGTCTTCTAATCTTGTTCACTCCCAGCATAGCTCAGTAGAGTCAAGAACACAGAGCTTCCTCTTCTCTCTCGCATTGCAGAACAACAACCGTTTTGGTAACTATTCAATTCATTTACCCATTTCTCTTCTGCTTGTTCTGTATTTCATTATGTAGGAACTTTATAGAATTTGTTAACACAAACTGGAACAGTTATAGAATCAGAAAAAtggaaatataattttaaaattatgtttcTTGAGACCCTCaaacattatttaattttttatttgagtttCTTTCAATATTGTGTTGTTTAAGGTTGAGTTTCAAACTGTTTTGCATGTTGTGTTTTTTAAGGTTGAGTTTCAAACTGTTTTGCATATTGTTTTAAGctaaatgttttattttttattaatttttttttagaggaATATGGAAATCTCTAGCAGCCATAACAGCAGTAGTAGCATGATGTGGTTTTTCAAGGACAGAGGGTTTGATGATAACAGCATACAAGGCATGTTCCGAAAATGCAAGCGCCTCGAGGTTGTGCATCAGGAGAAAGCCAATGAGAATTGGGAGTATTTGAGAAGCATTGGAATTCAAGAAAGGAAATTGCCCTCAATTGTTTCGAAATGCCCTAAGATTCTCGCGTTGGGTCTCAATGAGAAGATTGTGCCCATGGTTGAGTGTCTCAAGACACTAGGTACAAAACCCCATGAAGTTGCCTCTGCCATAGCCAAGTTCCCTCACATACTCTCTCACAGTGTGGAGGAGAAGCTTTGTCCCCTTTTGGCATTCTTTCAGGCGCTTGGCGTGCCCGAAAAGCAAATCGGTAAAATGATACTGCTGAACCCTAGACTTATCAGCTACAGCATTGAAACAAAGATGGCAGAAATTGTGGACTTCCTTGCTGGCCTTGGTCTCAATAAAGATGGAATGATTGGAAAAGTTTTAGTCAAGGACCCGTATATTATGGGTTATAGTGTCGAGAAAAGGCTCGGCCCTACTTCACAGTTTCTGAAGTCAATTGGTCTGGCTGAGAAGGATCTTCAAGTGGTGGCTATGAACTTCCCATCAATTTTGAGTAGAGATGTGAACAAGCTTTTGGTTCCCAATCACGCTTATTTAAAGAAATGTGGATTTCAAGACAGACAGATTGTCGATTTGGTGGTTGGATTTCCTCCTATCCTGATCAAGAGCATCCAGAATTCTTTGGAACCGAGGATCAAGTTCTTAGTAGATGTAATGGGGAGACAAGTTGATGAAGTCGTTGATTACCCTTGCTTCTTCCGGCATGGTCTaaagaaaaaattacaattGCGGCACAAGTTTCTGAAGCAGAGGAATTTAAGTTGTAGCTTGAGTGAAATGCTGGACTGTAATGAGAAGAAGTTCCAAATGAAGTTTGGATTGTAAGCAGGATATGCCTTGAGTAACTAGGTCTCATCccttttaatttgtttatgattTTCATAATTAGTTAAATAGTACTTTCGCATTTATATCCTCTCATGTGGATTGCCTTATCTATCACAGTTTGTGTTATTCCATGTGCTTTTTCCTTTGTTCAAATTCTTAATCTTGTGCTCTGCTGTATCTAAGTCGAGAAGGTTTCTCCTTCGGATTTAGGATTGAGGTATGTTTGCATGATATGGGTACTGAAAGTTCCTCTGTCACAATATGTCATTGGTAACGAGGTCCCGTAAATCTTGTTTCCGCACATGCATTGTTTCACAGCATGATGAACATTTTACACTTAGTTTTGTGAACTATGAAAAAAGATATGGGGACATTGTATTAATATCTGATTTGAGCATCATCAAACAAATATCTTCATAATCCTCTGTGACTGATGTGTAAAAAGGATAACATCACGTCTACCTTAAGTACATTTGAGGTCATAGTGCTTGGTTTTCTGAATGTCAAGCTAGGAATAGCTTTGATGAGAGTATAGGCAAAGTTAGTGACTGTTTCTGTTCTGTATGTTAACAATGCCATGATCATATAATTTATACATTATAAGGGGGGAAAACCTTTGCCCCAGCTTATGAATATAAAATTCTAGTTGTTTTTGTCTTTCATAATGTTGTTAAAGCACAAATATTGGAGTGTTTGCCTATAGACTCATGTGGGTAGATATGTATTGTTCATgcaattcccccccccccccccctttaaTCACGAGGTATAAAGTGGGCTAGGCTCGGTGCAATGGTAAGATTGCTGTCATGTGACTTTGTGGTCAAAAGTTTGAGCTGCGGAATCAGCCTCTTTCCTATCACAAGGCATATGGTCTTGACTTTCTTTTTCCTCCTGCATGATTGGATATTGAGATGTCAGATGTGCAATACGGAGTAGGATCATAGGAGGAGTCGAGAAGGCGCATTTAAGCATTATGTAACGTGATGTGGATTTTTATCTATCAAGCTCTAGTGCTTTTTCTCCTCAATATCTAAGGATCTTATAAATTATATGTAGATTTTACTCCTCTGAAAGAGTGTGTGCACCTAGCACTTGTGTAGATATCCGTATTGGTTCCTATCATGGTCGCGCTGAGGTTAACAATACTGATTTTAGCAGAAATCACTGTTTTGTCGTTTTGGAAATGTTCTATGTTGTGGTTAAATAAATTTAGTTTAAAATGGTACAGAATTTGGCTTCAATAGCTACATTGGGATAAGCTTCTTACTGCAATAATAAGAAATGTTTTAAGAATATAAACTTAAGATCTTTGCAAATACTATAGTTTTGTCGAATTAAATCTGCATAACAACGCATGAAGTCAGTGCTTTAGTTAAGAAGCAACAACTTGTCCCCATTATGATCAAAATGTATGAGGCAAAGCAGAACAATTGACGAAGTTTAACTTCAATTGTTGAAACTATAAACTGTTGCATGTTACTATAAATAATATTGCACTAGTTCTATGCTAgctttgctgctgctgctacttctaCTACTACTTTGTTTCAACATTAACTTATTTATGCTGCAACCTTAATTAATCAGTAATGTGACACAACTATATGTGCTTCTTCTGCGGTTGTTGATTAACCCTTCATTTCTGATGAAAGTGAAGCTACTGCCTCTCCAACTGTCAAGAAAAGGTTATCTTCTCTTATGAACTCATTAGCTTCATCTGCTTTTTTCAGCTTTTCTATGACCTCAGCAAGAGGGTTCACCAACACAAGCTGTCACAACTAAAATGAATTAGTCACTATAGAGATTTAGTAAATAAATCAAGTATATTTCAGGGTTTAGAATCCTTGCCTCAACACCCTTCTTTTCCATTGTTGATTTGAACTCCTTGAAAAATGAGATTCCACTTGTGTCAATGGCGCTCACAGCTGAAAATTTCAAAGAGACATGATACTTAAAGTTTTTATTGTATGACACTGTTTTCTTCATTAGAGGGTAGGTGAAATATGTTCAGTGATTTGCTTGAATATAGATTGTGAAATTAGTGCAGGGAAATTAGCTCAAACCAGCTTCTTGGTATGAAATGCAGTCTTACAAGTAATTGTGTACAGCTAGGTGAGAACATCCTTAGATTACAGTAACAATTTGATTGAGGTTTTCTTATTAGCAAATAAGTTTTACCACTAGAATAGTGATTCCTAACAATAATGAACTGAATCACATACTGCAATAGGGATATATGATTCACAGGAAATCAAGACTATGAAATTCCACCTTTGCTGTATCAAAACCTCAGTTACCTGACATTTCCAGGATTAAAAATCGAAGGTTCAAGGGCTCCTTTTTattatcttcttcctcaatcCATCGTAATGTCCTAATTTTACATATCAGCAGTCAGAgtaaaaaaaagagaataataTCAATGTGCCAAAACAAAAATTCCATACTTGATAAGATTTGCAGAAACTAACCTCTCATTGAGATATGTGATGTTGGCAAAATTGATTGGAGCCTCAATGCTTAAAATAAGAAATCCTGGTATTCTTACAGCTTGGTTGTATTGATGAAGATTTCTATATATTTCTGTCCCTGGTATCTTCCCCAACACTACTGTTTTAGGCCTTGTAATTTGCAGGAGTATCTTTAAAACTGATAACCCAACCTGATCAGTAGCATTGTCATTCCTTGCCAATCAAAGGGAGCTCCTACAATTTGTTATAGAACTCTTTTGGATGCAAAAtaaagagcacttattggagtttatttagtagataagctccaataagtgtttTTTGGTTCATATACAAACGAGCTCTTACTTGCTCTGTCTCCACTTGATCTCTTACCTTATTCCACAATCAAATTGTGCCACGAAGGTAATTATAACCTTACATGAGTCACGTGACACAATTCGATTGATTTGGACAGAGAATGAGACACAAAATGGAGACAGGGGATTTCACTCCATAATAATGATGTTCGCATTTATGAGTAAAAACTGAATAAACCAGGAACTTACTGCAATAGCAAGTCCTTTCTGAACTGAGATGAAAAGAACACCCAAGAAAGCAGTTAACATGACCAGGAAATCGAATTTGTCAATCTTCCAAATGTAACAAGCAGCAGGGATATCAATGAGGCCAATCACTGCTGTGACTATGATTGCACCCAACACAACATTAGGCGTGTATTGGAACAACGGCATCAGAAAAAGGAGTGTCACCATGATCGTCACAGACATCACTAAATTTGACACTGCTGTTTTCGCACCTGCGTTGTTATTAACAGCTGAGCGAGAGAAAGCACCTGCAAATTCATAGTTTAAATGGGTAAGTATGTGCTTCTCAACCATCACTCAATCTTATGCTTAATTAGCCTTCAGGAAAGACTTTTGAAAGTTGCAAACAAGAACCTGTTGTAACATAGCAGGAAGTGAAGGAGCCAACCACATTCATAAACCCAATAGCCATCATTTCTTTATTTCCATCCACTTTGTAATTTCCTAGTGCAGCAAATGTTCTTCCTACTGCAATACCTTCctgttttttaaaatttcactGATCCATCGTTATAACAGTGATAAGACCAACTATGCATACTTCATTATGGTGTTGCTGGTTTTatgtatatgaaaaaaaattattccaaGTTTTCTGTAGGACTagaatgaaataaaattaaacaaaaagaaGTTAGCAAAGGAGAAAGCCAGAGAAGAAAAATGCTAAACTTACAGTGAGGGACAAAATGCCAGTGATAATGCCGGTTTTCACGACGAGACCAAGATGACTTCCATGAAAGCGCAACATATTCCATGAAGGAGGGTTTATTCCTTCTTGTAATTTTCCAATCTGGAAACACATTGTAATTACTTCTCTTTAGTAATTGAGCAGATAGTGATATGTAAttacatgtttggatcaacttattcttttcaaaatcaattatgttaCCCTGAAGCAACTCATAAAAGTTTCTTCccaaaattgattatgtttaaaaatcaattatagaagaatttccaaacacgCACTAAGTGGCTCAAAATACTGCTACATTGATGTTTCATTTAAGAAGCAAATAGTGTGGAGGGTGTGGGAGCAGTGACTTACTACACTGATGCCATGCTTTTGACCCTTTATTGCAAAAACCAGAAGAGTAGAGATGATGACACACATAAGAGGAGCTCCAGCTGAGACCCAGaatagccttggtctccttatGCTCTGCATGCATTTATTTGGATAAGTTAGTCAATACTACACTGCATTATTCAATACTATAGTAAAAGTCAAGTGAAAGACAAGGCCAACGCAGTCTAGACTTAAATTTACATCCACTTAGGCCTTAGCCCTTATTCATAATCATTGGCAAGTGaacattatttaaataatagaaCTATGTTCAAGTTTAGATCAGCAATGTTGGTTGATGCTAGGCGAGTATTCTTTGAGAGACTTTAGTTGGGTAGCCTTGTGCTACTTTCTTTTTTACTGACTCTTGGGCTTCTCGCCCTTTCAGTATAAAAAACAACATAAGAATATAGATGATTGCAGTAAACTCTGGACTAATTCCTTTTTATTTTACCACTTTACTTGTTAAAATCGGTCATCCTTTTCCACGACCACAAGCCAATCTGGAAAAAGAAAATCAAGCCAAGCTTGTTCTGAGTCGAGTCTGACTGATATATATTCCCATGTGACAGACAAACATCATGATGATTTCGTCCAAATTGAAATATAGATTATTTATTGTAAAATCATGTGCAGATGCGAACAAATCACCTACATCATTCTTTACTATTTCTCAGTACAATAATTTAGTGTATATGATTGATATCCACAATTCCAGAGAAGATTCATATAACAATTTTAAGAGAgtctagaaaaataaaaataaaaccccAAAAGTTATAATGTCCAGAAAACCCCTCACCCAAACCAAAAGGGACCTTCCATCACTCCCACTACGCACCAGCGAACGGACTCGAAGAGCAATTCCAGCACCACCGGGAACAGATCCTGCGTCGTAGATGCGAAGTCGACGGTATTGGAGAAATCTTTCGTGCAGAGAGGCTCCAACACAGTGATGCAGTTCTGGATAACGTTGGGTATGGTGATTGTGGTGGTTGTAGGGGGAGCTTGGTGTTAGGGTCCATTGGTGAAGAAGAGGGTAAAGtggtaaaaaggaaaaataacatCTATGGCATAATtgctttttaaaattaattttagggtAAATATGTAATATCCTGTGATAAAAGAAGGTTTTTCATGTTAGTCTCCACCAAATTTTAAaggttttttttaaagtaactTAACCTaataaattatcaatttattatatttttgtaaaaaaatgtatattacGAATCATTTATCAGAATTTTATaatcaaataattttaacattttGTTTTCATGATgatcaaattttgtttttaaccCAAGTGTAGAAAATTGGTAAAAGTTGAAcggcattagttttaacaccccgTCAATTAATCTCCCACCCTTCTTTATGCACCAAAATATCTGAAATaccctttaaaatttaatttcattccaaaCA
This window harbors:
- the LOC130709943 gene encoding probable sulfate transporter 3.3 isoform X1 yields the protein MMEEPSSSNMKSDFVEVNMEVHQVVSPPYMSTLQKLMTKLKETFFPDDPLRQFKGQPLNRRLILGAQYIFPILPCLSNYNFSLFKSDLIAGLTLASLAIPQGISYAKLASLPPIVGLYSSFVPPLVYVVLGSSRDIGLGPVSVTSLVLGSMLSDEVSPLTEPHLFLQLALTSTFFAGVFQAALGFLRLGFIIDFLSKATLIGFMAGTGVIVSFQQLKNILGIIHFTKQTALVPVLRSIFHNRDEWSWQTIVMGVCFLVLLLLARHISMRRPRLFWVSAGAPLLSVIVSTVLVFGIKGQNHGISVIGKLEKGINPVSADMLVFKGSHLGLTIKVGIITGILSLTEAIAVGRTFATLKNYKLDGNKEMIALGCMNMVGSTTSCYVTTGAFSRSAVNHNAGGKTIMSNVVMSMAVMVTLLFLMPLFHYTPNVVLGAIIITAVIGLIDIPAACVIWKIDKFDFVVMMVAFFGVIFYSVQIGLAMAVCLSILRVLMQVTRPKTVLLGNIPESNIYRDLHHYEEATRVPGFLILGIEAPINFANITYLHDRILRWMDEEEDTMTGNSHLRFVVLEMSAVSSIDTSGVTLFKELKGTLKLKGIELVMVNPLAAVFEKLKRADATKDFIQPDHLFLTVGEAVASLSSAMKDQSSTREEEEHGIVTES
- the LOC130709943 gene encoding probable sulfate transporter 3.3 isoform X2: MMEEPSSSNMKSDFVEVNMEVHQVVSPPYMSTLQKLMTKLKETFFPDDPLRQFKGQPLNRRLILGAQYIFPILPCLSNYNFSLFKSDLIAGLTLASLAIPQGISYAKLASLPPIVGLYSSFVPPLVYVVLGSSRDIGLGPVSVTSLVLGSMLSDEVSPLTEPHLFLQLALTSTFFAGVFQAALGFLRLGFIIDFLSKATLIGFMAGTGVIVSFQQLKNILGIIHFTKQTALVPVLRSIFHNRDEWSWQTIVMGVCFLVLLLLARHISMRRPRLFWVSAGAPLLSVIVSTVLVFGIKGQNHGISVEAIAVGRTFATLKNYKLDGNKEMIALGCMNMVGSTTSCYVTTGAFSRSAVNHNAGGKTIMSNVVMSMAVMVTLLFLMPLFHYTPNVVLGAIIITAVIGLIDIPAACVIWKIDKFDFVVMMVAFFGVIFYSVQIGLAMAVCLSILRVLMQVTRPKTVLLGNIPESNIYRDLHHYEEATRVPGFLILGIEAPINFANITYLHDRILRWMDEEEDTMTGNSHLRFVVLEMSAVSSIDTSGVTLFKELKGTLKLKGIELVMVNPLAAVFEKLKRADATKDFIQPDHLFLTVGEAVASLSSAMKDQSSTREEEEHGIVTES
- the LOC130709945 gene encoding transcription termination factor MTERF6, chloroplastic/mitochondrial — translated: MEISSSHNSSSSMMWFFKDRGFDDNSIQGMFRKCKRLEVVHQEKANENWEYLRSIGIQERKLPSIVSKCPKILALGLNEKIVPMVECLKTLGTKPHEVASAIAKFPHILSHSVEEKLCPLLAFFQALGVPEKQIGKMILLNPRLISYSIETKMAEIVDFLAGLGLNKDGMIGKVLVKDPYIMGYSVEKRLGPTSQFLKSIGLAEKDLQVVAMNFPSILSRDVNKLLVPNHAYLKKCGFQDRQIVDLVVGFPPILIKSIQNSLEPRIKFLVDVMGRQVDEVVDYPCFFRHGLKKKLQLRHKFLKQRNLSCSLSEMLDCNEKKFQMKFGL
- the LOC130709944 gene encoding probable sulfate transporter 3.3, whose translation is MDEPNNACTMHSSHCIVEMAMEVHQVVPPPHKSTLHKLKARLKETFFPDDPLRQFKGQTLKNKLVLGAQYVFPILQWSPSYSFKLFKSDLISGLTIASLAIPQGISYAKLADLPPIVGLYSSFVPPLIYAVLGSSRDLAVGPVSIASLVMGSMLRQEVSPTGDAILFLQLAFTSTFFAGLFQASLGILRLGFIIDFLSKAILIGFMAGAAIIVSLQQLKSLLGITHFTAQMGLIPVMSSVFNNIHEWSWQTILMGICFMVLLLLARHVSIRRPRLFWVSAGAPLMCVIISTLLVFAIKGQKHGISVIGKLQEGINPPSWNMLRFHGSHLGLVVKTGIITGILSLTEGIAVGRTFAALGNYKVDGNKEMMAIGFMNVVGSFTSCYVTTGAFSRSAVNNNAGAKTAVSNLVMSVTIMVTLLFLMPLFQYTPNVVLGAIIVTAVIGLIDIPAACYIWKIDKFDFLVMLTAFLGVLFISVQKGLAIAVGLSVLKILLQITRPKTVVLGKIPGTEIYRNLHQYNQAVRIPGFLILSIEAPINFANITYLNERTLRWIEEEDNKKEPLNLRFLILEMSAVSAIDTSGISFFKEFKSTMEKKGVELVLVNPLAEVIEKLKKADEANEFIREDNLFLTVGEAVASLSSEMKG